The following are encoded in a window of Flavobacterium cupriresistens genomic DNA:
- a CDS encoding winged helix-turn-helix transcriptional regulator, giving the protein MIKEPEHDLKKCNQHIMAVHDAMYILNGRWKISIIASLCFNTLRFTDLLREVEGISGKMLSRELKNLEENQLVTRTVLDTKPITVEYKLTDYGHTLKEVIDSLAKWGHNHRKKITGKEYA; this is encoded by the coding sequence ATGATAAAAGAGCCCGAACACGATCTGAAAAAATGCAATCAACATATTATGGCAGTGCACGATGCCATGTATATTCTGAACGGAAGATGGAAAATTTCGATTATTGCATCCTTATGTTTTAATACTTTACGATTCACAGATTTACTTAGAGAAGTAGAAGGAATTTCGGGTAAGATGTTAAGCAGGGAATTAAAAAATCTGGAAGAAAATCAATTAGTAACTCGCACGGTTCTTGATACGAAACCAATCACCGTCGAATATAAACTAACGGATTATGGCCACACCTTAAAAGAAGTTATTGACTCTTTGGCAAAGTGGGGACATAATCACAGAAAAAAAATAACAGGAAAAGAATACGCTTAA
- a CDS encoding lantibiotic dehydratase family protein, with the protein MSDFKINSFSEYVLRTPLFPLSAYLGLLKGYSSEKAVEFYKDPVIKEAINLASPELRQQLDKWAAEMPTLSQEKKTGLELSFLKYVARMSSRCTPFGLFAGCSVGSLHTAATHITLNSITEHTRFTQFDMQYWVAMLQDTAKRKKVAPHLKYFPNSSIYEIGDFFRFIEYKYVGTKREHTISALRKSDLLKQILLQRKSGRTVDEMVLFLAADASEKKEAQAFIQQLISFQFLVSELDAAVTGTDEWKRVFSILDTIPLFGKEIRLLENLKEKLSDLDATLVPKKESYEQVKQTIEAIETRYEEKYLFQTDLNTATLSNNLNKNVSRKVLKAIQFLNGIQVQKKSENLENFKKAFLKRYESKEMPLATVLDTEIGIGYLQNQEMNDTHEILENFSFRPKQSKEKKQIWTAFDYILQKKLHNCLFNNEENIVLTEKDFPDFDDHFKNTPITFSVMIELFNEDKIALTSAGNISAAKLLGRFCNGNTAIHNLTKEIVKKEEEYHHDKILAEIVHIPESRTGNILKRPILRKHEISYLCTPGVARENNLDLDDLYIAVKSQKIVLRSRKHNKEVLPYLSNAHNFSKNSLPLYHFLGDLGLQHKKPAYSFSWGVLETDYDFFPRVIYNDIILSKAKWRVRKEEIVSFYQTDQKLLTEAFFNWRSGRNIPRFANWVHSDNTLLFDFESPIGIALFLNAVKQKEDFFLEEFLFTEKSVVKNNTGDSFSNQIILSYFKEKV; encoded by the coding sequence ATGTCTGATTTTAAAATCAACAGCTTTTCAGAATACGTACTTAGAACACCCTTATTTCCACTGTCCGCTTATCTCGGACTGCTAAAAGGCTACTCCTCTGAAAAAGCGGTAGAATTCTATAAAGACCCTGTTATAAAAGAAGCCATTAATCTGGCTTCTCCCGAATTACGACAACAATTAGACAAATGGGCAGCGGAAATGCCAACATTATCCCAAGAAAAAAAAACAGGATTAGAGCTTAGTTTTTTAAAGTATGTCGCCAGAATGTCTTCCCGCTGTACCCCTTTCGGATTATTCGCCGGATGTTCTGTGGGCAGTTTACATACTGCGGCCACTCATATTACATTAAATTCGATCACCGAACATACGCGGTTTACGCAATTTGATATGCAATATTGGGTTGCCATGCTTCAGGATACGGCAAAAAGAAAAAAAGTAGCTCCGCATCTGAAGTATTTTCCCAACTCTTCCATTTACGAAATAGGCGATTTTTTTCGATTCATCGAATATAAGTATGTTGGTACAAAACGAGAACATACAATATCGGCATTACGTAAATCTGATTTGTTGAAACAAATTTTGCTTCAGAGAAAATCAGGACGTACGGTAGATGAAATGGTGCTTTTTTTAGCAGCAGATGCATCCGAAAAAAAAGAGGCTCAGGCATTTATTCAGCAATTAATTTCTTTTCAGTTTTTAGTAAGTGAATTAGATGCGGCTGTAACCGGAACTGATGAATGGAAAAGAGTCTTTTCTATTCTTGATACCATTCCTCTTTTTGGTAAAGAAATACGATTACTTGAAAATCTAAAAGAAAAACTTTCTGATCTGGACGCGACTTTAGTTCCTAAAAAAGAGTCTTATGAACAAGTCAAACAGACTATTGAAGCTATCGAAACCCGTTATGAAGAAAAATACCTTTTTCAAACGGACTTGAATACGGCAACTCTTAGCAATAATTTGAATAAAAATGTGTCGAGAAAAGTGCTCAAAGCCATTCAATTTCTAAACGGTATACAGGTTCAGAAAAAATCCGAAAATCTTGAGAATTTTAAAAAAGCTTTTCTTAAAAGATATGAATCTAAAGAAATGCCTCTGGCAACTGTACTCGATACAGAAATCGGGATTGGTTATCTGCAAAATCAGGAGATGAATGACACACACGAAATACTGGAAAATTTCTCATTTCGTCCTAAACAATCAAAAGAAAAAAAACAGATTTGGACCGCTTTTGATTATATTCTACAAAAGAAGCTCCACAATTGTCTTTTTAACAACGAGGAAAATATCGTACTAACCGAAAAGGACTTTCCGGATTTTGATGACCATTTTAAGAATACACCAATTACTTTTTCGGTAATGATTGAGCTTTTTAATGAAGATAAAATTGCTTTAACCTCAGCCGGAAATATAAGTGCTGCAAAGCTATTGGGGCGTTTTTGCAACGGTAATACTGCTATTCATAACCTCACCAAAGAGATCGTAAAAAAAGAAGAGGAATATCATCATGATAAAATACTGGCCGAAATCGTGCATATTCCCGAGTCCAGAACAGGAAATATACTAAAAAGACCTATACTCCGAAAACATGAAATTAGCTACCTCTGTACGCCCGGTGTTGCAAGAGAAAACAACTTAGATTTAGACGATTTGTATATTGCTGTGAAGTCCCAAAAAATTGTTTTGCGCTCCCGAAAACACAACAAAGAAGTACTGCCTTATTTATCTAATGCGCATAACTTCTCTAAGAATTCATTACCCTTATATCATTTTTTGGGCGATCTTGGACTGCAGCATAAAAAACCGGCCTACTCGTTTAGCTGGGGCGTTTTAGAGACTGATTATGATTTTTTTCCAAGAGTAATTTACAATGACATTATACTTTCAAAAGCGAAATGGAGAGTCCGAAAAGAAGAAATAGTGTCTTTTTATCAAACAGATCAAAAGCTATTGACGGAAGCTTTTTTTAATTGGAGATCGGGCAGAAATATTCCGCGTTTTGCCAATTGGGTTCACTCCGACAATACGCTATTGTTTGATTTTGAATCTCCAATAGGTATTGCTTTATTTTTAAATGCTGTGAAACAAAAAGAAGATTTTTTCCTTGAAGAATTTTTATTCACAGAAAAATCAGTTGTAAAAAATAATACAGGGGATTCTTTTTCTAACCAGATTATACTCTCCTATTTTAAAGAAAAAGTATAA
- a CDS encoding GNAT family N-acetyltransferase, producing MQIKPIQNEYEREIINLILNIQQNEFNVAITLEDQPDLLNIKNFYYESGGCFLGAFIDEKLVGTIALVKFNEENAAVRKMFVLKEYRGKEYNIAQQLLEQLITYSKENGLSNLYLGTVSILQAALRFYERNNFIAIEKEALPHDFPLMQADNVFRQLQLNQIK from the coding sequence ATGCAGATCAAACCTATCCAAAACGAATACGAAAGAGAAATCATAAATTTGATTTTAAACATTCAACAAAACGAATTTAATGTCGCCATTACTTTAGAAGATCAGCCGGATTTATTAAACATTAAGAATTTTTATTACGAATCAGGCGGTTGTTTCCTTGGCGCTTTTATTGACGAAAAACTAGTGGGCACCATTGCCTTGGTAAAATTTAATGAAGAAAATGCTGCCGTCAGAAAAATGTTTGTTTTAAAAGAATACAGAGGTAAAGAATACAATATTGCCCAGCAGTTATTAGAACAACTAATCACATACAGCAAAGAAAACGGATTAAGTAACTTATATTTGGGAACTGTTTCTATTTTACAGGCCGCTTTGCGATTTTATGAAAGAAATAATTTTATTGCAATAGAAAAAGAAGCACTGCCGCATGATTTTCCATTAATGCAAGCCGACAATGTATTCCGTCAGCTGCAACTAAATCAAATAAAATGA
- the xylA gene encoding xylose isomerase, with product MIVLGDKEHYKGIGQIKYEGKDSDNPLAFRYYNPEQIVAGKTMREHFKFAISYWHSFGGNGSDLFGQGTHHFAWNEAREPIRAAKIRADAAFEFISKMGFDYFCFHDFDLVQEGENLGQSEVRLATMTSYLNEKKAGSEIKVLWGTANCFSNARYMNGAATNPDFKIVARAAAQVKLAIDATIALGGENYAFWGGREGYMSLLNTDMKRELDHMGQFLIQARDYARAQGFKGNFLLEPKPMEPLKHQYDFDCATTIGFLRQYGLEKDFKINIEVNHATLAQHTFQHELEVAAQSGMLGSIDANRGDYQNGWDTAQFPNNIQEVTEAMLVFLKAGGLQGGGVNFDAKIRRNSTDMEDIFLAHIGGVDTFARALLTADKIITSSPYDSLRKQRYNSFDSGKGKEFEEGKLNFTDLYHIAKENDPIELQSGKQELFENIINRYI from the coding sequence ATGATAGTTTTAGGGGACAAAGAACATTACAAAGGAATTGGCCAGATTAAGTATGAAGGAAAGGATTCTGATAATCCGCTAGCTTTCAGATATTACAATCCGGAGCAAATTGTTGCGGGGAAAACGATGCGGGAACATTTTAAATTCGCGATTTCGTATTGGCATAGCTTTGGCGGAAACGGGTCGGACTTATTTGGACAAGGCACTCATCATTTTGCGTGGAATGAAGCAAGAGAGCCGATCAGAGCGGCAAAAATCAGAGCCGATGCGGCATTTGAATTTATAAGTAAAATGGGGTTTGATTATTTTTGTTTTCATGACTTTGACCTGGTTCAGGAGGGAGAAAATCTGGGACAATCTGAAGTGCGGTTGGCAACGATGACTTCGTACTTGAACGAAAAAAAAGCAGGATCGGAAATTAAGGTGCTTTGGGGGACAGCAAATTGTTTTTCGAATGCCCGTTATATGAATGGAGCCGCAACCAATCCTGATTTTAAGATAGTGGCCAGAGCTGCCGCACAGGTAAAATTAGCTATAGATGCTACTATTGCTTTAGGTGGGGAAAATTATGCTTTTTGGGGTGGAAGAGAAGGCTATATGTCTTTACTGAACACCGATATGAAACGCGAATTGGATCATATGGGACAATTTCTGATTCAAGCACGGGATTATGCAAGAGCGCAAGGTTTTAAAGGAAATTTTTTGCTGGAACCTAAGCCTATGGAGCCTTTGAAACACCAATATGATTTTGATTGTGCTACTACAATTGGTTTTTTACGTCAATATGGTTTGGAGAAAGATTTCAAAATAAATATTGAGGTCAACCATGCCACACTGGCGCAGCATACGTTTCAACATGAACTTGAAGTGGCGGCTCAATCCGGAATGTTAGGAAGTATTGATGCCAACAGAGGTGATTACCAAAACGGCTGGGATACCGCTCAATTTCCAAATAATATACAAGAGGTTACAGAAGCGATGTTGGTTTTTCTAAAAGCAGGTGGTCTTCAGGGTGGCGGAGTGAATTTTGATGCTAAAATAAGAAGGAATTCCACCGATATGGAAGATATTTTCTTAGCTCATATTGGAGGTGTGGATACTTTCGCAAGAGCTTTATTGACTGCAGATAAAATTATAACTTCATCCCCATATGATAGTTTAAGAAAGCAACGGTACAATTCTTTTGATTCGGGGAAGGGAAAAGAGTTTGAAGAAGGCAAATTAAATTTTACCGATTTATATCACATTGCGAAAGAAAATGATCCAATCGAATTGCAAAGCGGAAAACAAGAACTTTTTGAGAATATTATTAATCGCTATATATAA
- a CDS encoding MarR family winged helix-turn-helix transcriptional regulator — MNIIDEIGVLALSTRLQRLSEQLRKDGALVYKSFDIDFEPKWFPVIYTLHIKEMLSVVEIANEIGYTHPSTISLLKELEKLKIISSKKDKLDERKRLIVLTSKGKELVVKMQPVWNLIRNVLTEISDNQNNLLKAIEEAEQKLASQSFFQRASVLKG, encoded by the coding sequence ATGAATATAATAGACGAAATAGGTGTTTTAGCCTTATCAACCAGACTACAACGACTGAGCGAACAGCTGCGAAAGGATGGTGCTTTGGTTTACAAATCATTTGATATTGATTTTGAACCCAAATGGTTTCCTGTCATTTATACTTTACATATAAAAGAAATGTTAAGCGTAGTAGAAATTGCAAACGAAATTGGCTACACCCATCCGTCGACTATAAGTTTATTGAAAGAATTGGAAAAGCTAAAAATTATCAGCTCTAAAAAAGACAAACTCGATGAAAGAAAACGATTAATTGTACTTACCTCCAAAGGCAAAGAGCTTGTCGTAAAAATGCAACCTGTCTGGAATCTTATTCGAAATGTACTGACAGAGATTTCAGATAACCAAAATAATCTCTTGAAAGCCATTGAGGAAGCGGAACAAAAACTGGCCAGTCAGAGTTTCTTTCAAAGAGCATCAGTATTAAAGGGTTAA
- a CDS encoding OmpA family protein, with the protein MKKIITLIGLFIVMAGFSQTKNKTADALFDKMWYLEAAKAYEYAIKGGDRSMETLQRAGDSYYFNTDMQQANEKYQLLIAEYPNEVSAEYLFRYAQTLEGIQNYELAKKWLKNFSKKAEASDARKQNFSLQENTIEKIMNLEPQFTLQNLAINSSYSDFGPMFYKGQLIYATSIDSSYAATRRYAWNDQPFLSLQLGKISPSQSDVSHVRRFSNALYSKYHEACVAFSPDENTIYFTRNNYNGKLGRDGKGRNNLKLYSATAVTKDDKTSWENIQELPFNSDEYSVGQPSVSKDGKQLYFVSDMPGTIGSTDIFVVDILGDNKFSQPKNVGDKINTRGREMFPFITDKTLYFASDGHLGLGGLDVFESPIKDGLFEKPVNLGAPLNSNLDDFAYIVNEETNLGFVSSNRKSGKGDDDIYSFERTPICKQQIKGFVFNEITKGKIANATVTLYAANGEKLEETTSGELGEYQFKTPVACSTSYKIEASKQGFTPLVLPVLTQGTSGETVVDLGIKSPLIVKEDGILKIKIGIIFFDLDKSNIRNDAAIELNKVVLLMNEYPEMVIKIESHTDSRARDNYNLILSDKRAKSSRDYIISQGITAERIESAIGYGETKLINNCKNGVPCTEEQHQQNRRSEFIIIKM; encoded by the coding sequence ATGAAAAAAATAATTACGCTAATCGGATTATTTATAGTGATGGCCGGCTTTTCGCAGACCAAAAACAAAACTGCTGATGCTCTTTTTGATAAAATGTGGTATTTAGAAGCCGCCAAAGCTTATGAATACGCCATAAAAGGAGGCGATCGTTCTATGGAAACCCTTCAAAGGGCAGGAGATTCGTATTATTTTAATACCGATATGCAGCAGGCAAACGAAAAATACCAATTGCTGATCGCGGAATATCCGAATGAGGTTTCGGCAGAATATCTTTTTCGTTACGCCCAGACTTTAGAAGGAATTCAAAATTATGAATTGGCTAAAAAGTGGTTGAAGAATTTCAGTAAAAAAGCAGAAGCATCAGATGCCAGAAAGCAAAATTTCTCGCTGCAGGAAAATACAATCGAAAAAATTATGAATCTCGAACCCCAGTTCACCCTTCAAAATTTAGCGATTAATTCTTCTTATTCTGATTTTGGACCTATGTTTTACAAAGGTCAGCTTATTTATGCTACATCTATAGATTCCTCTTATGCGGCCACAAGAAGATATGCCTGGAACGATCAGCCGTTTTTAAGTCTTCAGTTGGGGAAAATTAGTCCGTCGCAATCTGATGTGAGCCATGTCAGAAGATTTTCAAATGCACTTTATAGTAAATATCATGAAGCCTGTGTTGCTTTTTCGCCCGACGAAAACACCATTTATTTCACCCGAAATAATTACAATGGAAAACTCGGAAGAGATGGAAAAGGCAGGAATAATCTAAAACTATATTCTGCTACAGCGGTGACCAAAGATGACAAAACGAGCTGGGAAAACATACAGGAACTTCCTTTTAACAGTGATGAATATTCAGTTGGACAGCCGAGTGTAAGCAAGGACGGAAAGCAACTTTATTTTGTGTCAGATATGCCCGGAACAATTGGTTCTACAGATATTTTTGTAGTAGATATTTTGGGAGATAATAAATTTTCGCAACCCAAAAATGTAGGCGATAAAATCAACACCAGAGGACGTGAAATGTTTCCGTTTATTACAGATAAAACCTTGTATTTTGCCAGCGATGGACATTTAGGCTTAGGCGGACTTGATGTTTTTGAAAGTCCAATAAAAGACGGTCTTTTTGAAAAGCCGGTTAATCTTGGAGCACCCTTAAACAGCAATCTGGACGATTTTGCTTATATCGTTAACGAAGAAACTAATTTGGGTTTTGTGTCTTCCAACAGAAAATCCGGTAAAGGCGATGATGATATCTATTCTTTCGAAAGAACACCTATTTGTAAGCAGCAGATTAAAGGGTTTGTTTTTAATGAAATTACAAAAGGAAAAATTGCAAATGCAACCGTGACTTTATATGCGGCCAATGGAGAAAAGTTGGAAGAAACTACTTCAGGGGAATTAGGTGAATATCAATTTAAAACTCCGGTAGCCTGCAGCACCAGTTATAAAATTGAAGCGTCCAAACAAGGATTTACGCCACTTGTACTCCCGGTTTTAACACAAGGCACTTCCGGAGAAACGGTGGTGGATTTAGGAATAAAATCACCTCTGATTGTTAAAGAAGACGGTATCTTAAAAATAAAAATCGGGATTATTTTCTTTGACTTAGACAAATCCAATATCAGAAACGATGCCGCCATCGAATTAAACAAAGTCGTTTTATTAATGAATGAATATCCGGAAATGGTCATTAAAATCGAATCCCACACCGATTCCAGAGCCAGAGACAATTATAACCTTATACTGTCAGACAAAAGAGCAAAATCCTCAAGAGATTATATCATTTCGCAAGGCATAACCGCTGAACGAATAGAAAGCGCCATTGGTTACGGTGAAACAAAACTAATCAACAATTGCAAAAATGGCGTTCCTTGTACAGAAGAACAACATCAGCAAAATAGACGTTCTGAGTTTATTATAATTAAGATGTAG
- a CDS encoding PQQ-dependent sugar dehydrogenase, which yields MKRHFLKNRPVFLCFSVVLIALLQVSCNNDKSNTTDEKEEEATATLPPVETNPANSKYNPAFKGQTRIGGVKTKTEYIVKVFATGLTNPWGMENLPDGRILVTQKNGTMRIVTQAGTVGGTITGIPAVNSSGQGGLLDVAVDPDFATNRMVYWSFSQTGTNGTATAVAKGKLSADETKIENAVVIYKAIPEFNSTLHYGSRLAWDKQGNLFVSTGERSDIQSRPLAQKLDAALGKIVRITKNGAAATGNPFIGQTGVLPEIYSYGHRNVQGLAIHPVTGELWEAELGPLGGDEINKITASKNYGWPTISYGLEYSGSPIGQGITTKSGLEQPVYYWDPVISPSGITFYSGNQINEWANNLFVAALSGQHVVRLVLKDNVVVGEERLLTTYKSRFRDVLEGKDGALYAVTDGSNASIYKIGK from the coding sequence ATGAAAAGACATTTTCTAAAAAACAGGCCTGTTTTCTTGTGTTTTTCCGTTGTATTGATCGCGCTTTTGCAAGTATCCTGCAACAATGACAAATCAAATACAACCGACGAAAAAGAAGAAGAAGCAACAGCAACCTTGCCACCTGTAGAAACGAATCCGGCAAACTCCAAATACAACCCGGCCTTTAAAGGACAAACCAGAATTGGAGGTGTAAAAACCAAAACAGAATACATCGTTAAAGTTTTTGCAACAGGTTTAACCAACCCTTGGGGAATGGAAAACTTACCTGACGGAAGAATTTTGGTCACGCAAAAAAATGGTACTATGCGAATTGTAACTCAGGCAGGAACAGTGGGCGGAACTATTACCGGAATTCCAGCCGTAAACAGTAGCGGACAAGGTGGTTTACTGGACGTTGCTGTAGATCCTGACTTCGCTACTAACAGAATGGTTTATTGGAGTTTTTCGCAAACCGGAACGAATGGTACGGCAACTGCAGTAGCAAAAGGAAAACTTTCTGCCGACGAAACAAAAATTGAAAATGCAGTAGTAATCTACAAAGCTATTCCGGAATTTAACAGTACCCTTCATTATGGTTCGCGTCTTGCTTGGGACAAACAAGGCAATCTTTTTGTGAGTACCGGAGAACGCTCCGATATACAGTCGAGACCATTGGCTCAAAAATTAGATGCGGCTCTTGGAAAAATAGTTCGCATTACCAAAAACGGAGCGGCGGCAACCGGAAATCCTTTTATTGGACAAACAGGTGTATTACCGGAGATTTATTCATACGGACATCGAAATGTTCAGGGATTAGCCATTCATCCGGTTACGGGAGAGCTGTGGGAGGCTGAATTAGGTCCGCTGGGAGGTGATGAAATCAATAAAATCACAGCAAGCAAAAACTATGGTTGGCCAACAATCAGTTATGGACTTGAATATAGTGGTAGCCCTATTGGTCAAGGAATTACAACCAAAAGTGGTTTGGAACAGCCGGTTTATTATTGGGATCCTGTAATTTCGCCAAGTGGAATTACTTTTTACTCAGGCAATCAAATTAATGAATGGGCAAATAATTTATTTGTAGCCGCTTTAAGTGGTCAGCATGTCGTGAGATTAGTACTTAAAGATAATGTTGTGGTCGGTGAAGAACGTTTGCTTACAACCTACAAAAGCCGATTCAGAGATGTTTTAGAAGGAAAAGACGGGGCTTTATATGCCGTTACGGATGGTTCAAATGCGTCGATTTACAAAATCGGAAAATAA
- a CDS encoding thiopeptide-type bacteriocin biosynthesis protein → MQRDFCLGSEWLYYKIYTGVKTSDAILLEKLEPVITHLQHKKIITKWFFIRYRDPEEHLRIRFLIENPTHLSVVIQAFYSVFKELIQQNVIWTLQADTYKREIERYGKTTMITSESLFYRDSEMILQYIQIKPLFKQQELPLLFSFYAIDSFLNSFQLSNQEKLSLMDRLQTSFKQEFESDKEQKKELSRNYQSVYQQMHKILSLEAKNHFGAIRKIVDAKTKKSNKLALEIKAKIEIPLNQFLSAHIHMMLNRQYNSKQRTYELLIYDHLFRYYKNQNFVISSL, encoded by the coding sequence ATGCAAAGAGATTTTTGTTTAGGCAGCGAATGGTTGTACTATAAGATTTATACCGGAGTAAAAACTTCCGATGCTATTTTATTGGAAAAACTAGAACCTGTTATCACCCATTTGCAACACAAAAAAATCATTACAAAATGGTTCTTTATTCGCTACAGAGACCCTGAAGAGCATCTTCGTATTCGTTTTTTAATAGAAAATCCGACTCATTTATCCGTTGTCATACAAGCCTTCTACTCTGTTTTTAAGGAACTGATACAACAAAATGTGATCTGGACCTTACAAGCAGATACTTATAAAAGAGAAATAGAACGATACGGCAAAACAACTATGATTACTTCAGAAAGCCTCTTTTACAGAGACAGTGAAATGATACTGCAGTATATCCAAATTAAACCCTTGTTTAAGCAACAGGAACTTCCTTTATTATTCAGTTTTTATGCGATCGATTCGTTTTTAAATTCTTTTCAGTTATCAAATCAGGAAAAATTATCCTTGATGGATCGCTTGCAAACATCTTTTAAACAGGAATTCGAAAGTGACAAAGAACAAAAAAAAGAGTTGTCAAGAAATTATCAGTCAGTATACCAACAAATGCATAAAATCTTGTCACTTGAAGCTAAAAACCATTTTGGCGCAATCCGAAAAATTGTGGATGCTAAAACCAAAAAAAGCAACAAACTGGCCTTAGAAATTAAGGCTAAAATCGAAATTCCTCTCAATCAATTTCTCTCGGCCCATATCCACATGATGCTTAACCGACAATACAATTCTAAGCAAAGAACCTATGAACTGCTGATTTATGATCATTTGTTCCGGTACTATAAAAATCAAAACTTTGTTATTTCTTCTCTTTGA
- a CDS encoding NAD(P)H-dependent oxidoreductase: MDLIKALEWRYATKKMNGQVVPQEKIDYILEAAKLAPSSSGIQPYQIFVISNKEVKEKLRAVAFDQSQITDASHVLVFAAWDGYSLEKISTVFDRTLAERGLPANTMDDYKNSLWGMYEPLGQEWHANHAARQAYISFGIALAAAAEQEVDATPMEGFVPAEVDKLLGLNELGLKSAVILTLGYRDEANDWLVNMKKVRTPKSEFITEIK, translated from the coding sequence ATGGACTTAATAAAAGCACTCGAGTGGCGTTATGCTACTAAAAAAATGAACGGACAAGTTGTCCCACAAGAAAAAATCGATTACATCCTGGAAGCGGCAAAACTAGCTCCATCCTCATCCGGGATACAACCGTACCAGATTTTTGTAATTTCTAATAAAGAAGTAAAAGAAAAATTAAGAGCAGTAGCTTTCGATCAAAGCCAGATTACAGACGCTTCTCACGTATTGGTTTTCGCAGCCTGGGACGGTTATTCACTAGAAAAAATCTCAACTGTATTTGACAGAACACTTGCCGAAAGAGGATTGCCTGCCAATACTATGGACGATTACAAAAATTCACTTTGGGGAATGTATGAGCCACTTGGTCAGGAATGGCATGCCAATCACGCTGCAAGACAAGCTTATATTTCTTTCGGTATAGCACTTGCTGCTGCTGCAGAACAAGAAGTAGACGCAACACCAATGGAAGGTTTTGTTCCTGCAGAAGTTGATAAACTCTTAGGTCTAAATGAACTTGGTCTTAAAAGTGCCGTAATACTAACGCTTGGTTACAGAGATGAAGCGAATGACTGGTTGGTTAATATGAAAAAAGTGAGAACTCCTAAAAGCGAGTTTATAACGGAAATTAAATAA
- a CDS encoding PorP/SprF family type IX secretion system membrane protein has product MVRRYNQIIAILMLFIANFMYGQQDPQYTQYMYNTLSVNSAYAGSAGHLTITGIYRTQWVGLEGAPNTQSFTLDSPVGKNVGLGLSIVNDEIGPSEEQYVDLNFSYSIKASDTYKLSFGVKGGGRVINIDWSKGSFKDNDVQFQQNIQNKFLPVVGAGIYLHSEKSYLGLSVPNFLTDERYDEVQEGLADERMHLFLIGGWVFDLSPSVKFKPAFLTKYVSGAPVIVDLSANFMFNDKFRLGASYRTGDSFSALAGFQITPQFLIGYTYDYTTTELQKFSSGSHEIMLRFELKSKEKGLKSPRFF; this is encoded by the coding sequence ATTGCAAACTTTATGTATGGGCAGCAAGATCCGCAATACACACAATATATGTACAATACATTGAGTGTGAACTCTGCGTATGCAGGATCTGCGGGGCATTTGACAATTACAGGGATCTACAGAACGCAGTGGGTCGGGCTGGAAGGAGCTCCGAACACGCAATCCTTTACACTGGATTCTCCCGTCGGGAAAAATGTCGGACTGGGATTATCAATCGTAAATGATGAAATAGGTCCGTCAGAAGAACAATACGTTGATTTGAATTTCTCTTATTCAATAAAAGCATCCGATACCTACAAGCTTTCCTTTGGGGTAAAAGGGGGAGGAAGAGTAATTAATATTGACTGGTCTAAAGGTTCTTTTAAAGATAATGACGTTCAATTTCAGCAAAACATTCAGAATAAGTTTTTGCCTGTTGTTGGTGCCGGGATTTATCTGCACAGCGAAAAAAGTTATTTAGGATTATCGGTACCTAATTTTCTAACAGACGAACGCTACGATGAGGTTCAGGAAGGTTTGGCAGACGAGCGCATGCATTTGTTTTTAATAGGAGGATGGGTTTTTGACCTTAGCCCGAGTGTCAAATTCAAACCTGCTTTTTTAACCAAGTATGTGTCGGGTGCACCAGTGATTGTAGATTTATCGGCCAATTTTATGTTTAATGATAAATTTAGATTGGGAGCCTCTTATCGTACAGGAGATTCCTTTAGTGCATTGGCAGGTTTCCAGATTACACCTCAGTTTTTAATTGGATATACCTATGATTATACGACTACTGAACTGCAGAAATTTTCGTCGGGAAGTCATGAGATCATGTTGCGCTTTGAGTTAAAATCAAAAGAGAAAGGACTAAAATCGCCAAGATTTTTTTAA